A stretch of Labrus mixtus chromosome 7, fLabMix1.1, whole genome shotgun sequence DNA encodes these proteins:
- the LOC132977321 gene encoding axonemal dynein light intermediate polypeptide 1-like isoform X2 — translation MNPPAESLLKYDRPVLIRKSTDRKSPKGRPLKVSPQQVGEWSTPVPPPPKSKPTSTDTTKQEDEEILNAILPPREWTEGTQLWVQKVSSAPCTRTDVIDLEELLDTKLYQRQARQTGICPVCRELYSQCFDELIRQVTIRCAESGQLLSRVRDEIQMTIPVCQTLYESGVAFGMRKALQSEQGKVDMEKKITDLDDEKLELKKQLNELKSQCDAIEKQDTESGQIEEKMHEEEIQFLKRSNLELKTQLQMILTPKK, via the exons ATGAATCCACCAGCCGAATCTCTCCTCAAATACGATCGTCCAGTTTTGATCAGGAAAAGCACTGACAGAAAATCACCAAAG GGGCGCCCTTTAAAAGTGAGTCCACAGCAGGTGGGGGAATGGTCTACCCCTGTTCCACCACCTCCAAAATCCAAACCCACCTCTACTGACACCACCAAGCAGGAAGATGAGGAGATCCTAAACGCCATCCTTCCACCCAG GGAATGGACTGAAGGAACCCAGCTGTGGGTGCAGAAAGTGTCCAGTGCACCTTGTACAAGAACAGATGTTATTGACCTAGAGGAGCTCCTGGACACAAAGCTGTACCAAAGGCAGGCCAGACAGACAGGAATCTGCCCTGTCTGCAGGGAGCTCTATTCTCAGTGCTTTG atGAGCTCATCAGACAGGTGACCATCAGGTGTGCTGAGAGCGGCCAGCTGCTCTCGCGGGTCAGAGATGAGATTCAAATGACTATTCCTGTCTGCCAGACTCTGTATGAAAGCGGTGTGGCCTTTGGTATGAGGAAAGCCCTTCAGTCAGAGCAGGGAAAGGTTGACATGGAGAAAA AGATTACTGATCTTGACGATGAGAAACTGGAGCTGAAGAAGCAACTGAACGAACTCAAGTCTCAATGTGATGCCATTGAAAAACAAGACACTGAAAGCGGACAGATTGAAGAAAAGATGCACGAGGAAGAGATCCAGTTCCTCAAGAGAAGCAACCTGGAGCTCAAG acCCAACTGCAAATGATCCTCACACCAAAGAAGTAA
- the LOC132977321 gene encoding axonemal dynein light intermediate polypeptide 1-like isoform X1: protein MNPPAESLLKYDRPVLIRKSTDRKSPKGRPLKVSPQQVGEWSTPVPPPPKSKPTSTDTTKQEDEEILNAILPPREWTEGTQLWVQKVSSAPCTRTDVIDLEELLDTKLYQRQARQTGICPVCRELYSQCFDELIRQVTIRCAESGQLLSRVRDEIQMTIPVCQTLYESGVAFGMRKALQSEQGKVDMEKKITDLDDEKLELKKQLNELKSQCDAIEKQDTESGQIEEKMHEEEIQFLKRSNLELKVTFQDFIPQKYIFPLHLFL, encoded by the exons ATGAATCCACCAGCCGAATCTCTCCTCAAATACGATCGTCCAGTTTTGATCAGGAAAAGCACTGACAGAAAATCACCAAAG GGGCGCCCTTTAAAAGTGAGTCCACAGCAGGTGGGGGAATGGTCTACCCCTGTTCCACCACCTCCAAAATCCAAACCCACCTCTACTGACACCACCAAGCAGGAAGATGAGGAGATCCTAAACGCCATCCTTCCACCCAG GGAATGGACTGAAGGAACCCAGCTGTGGGTGCAGAAAGTGTCCAGTGCACCTTGTACAAGAACAGATGTTATTGACCTAGAGGAGCTCCTGGACACAAAGCTGTACCAAAGGCAGGCCAGACAGACAGGAATCTGCCCTGTCTGCAGGGAGCTCTATTCTCAGTGCTTTG atGAGCTCATCAGACAGGTGACCATCAGGTGTGCTGAGAGCGGCCAGCTGCTCTCGCGGGTCAGAGATGAGATTCAAATGACTATTCCTGTCTGCCAGACTCTGTATGAAAGCGGTGTGGCCTTTGGTATGAGGAAAGCCCTTCAGTCAGAGCAGGGAAAGGTTGACATGGAGAAAA AGATTACTGATCTTGACGATGAGAAACTGGAGCTGAAGAAGCAACTGAACGAACTCAAGTCTCAATGTGATGCCATTGAAAAACAAGACACTGAAAGCGGACAGATTGAAGAAAAGATGCACGAGGAAGAGATCCAGTTCCTCAAGAGAAGCAACCTGGAGCTCAAGGTGACGTTTCAAGACTTCATACCACAGAAATATATCTTCCCCCTGCACTTGTTCCTGTAG
- the suox gene encoding sulfite oxidase, mitochondrial → MLLLRRCRSLTRFGPLNTQRNPVGPAVASCAVRLWSSGSSEEQRSYRHAHRPRWRHALAGLLAGTGAVLAYGLHHHQAEQSDSTSLQTIEKISTPPIFTQEEVNSHRSLEDGVWVTYKGGVYDITEFVAMHPGGEKILLAAGGALEPFWALYAVHNQEHVLEILSEYKVGELSAEDQKKQQTVKSSDPYSSDPVRHPALRINSLKPFNAEPPPEILSDSYITPSAIFFKRNHLPVPQVDPDSYQLRVEGLSEGVLTLSLKDLKTKFKKHTITATLQCAGNRRSEMNKVKQVKGLNWGIAAISNATWSGARLRDVLMDAGYYPDVSQWARHVQFEGLDKDVTGTTYGASIPLNKAISEDGDVLLAYEMNGEDLPADHGYPVRVIVPGTVGARNVKWLGKIIVSAEESHSHWQQNDYKGFSPGTDWDTVDFKSAPAIQELPIQSAITMPADGAVVDRSDEEVTVKGYAWSGGGREVVRVDVSVDGGKTWQVAQLRSSEKEQAPAPSPPPGQAWAWKLWEVTAPLPQEAQELEIVCKAVDNSYNMQPDTVSPIWNLRGVLSNAWHRVKVKVRED, encoded by the exons ATGCTGCTTCTCAGACGCTGTCGCAGCCTAACTCGATTTGGCCCGCTCAACACTCAAAG GAATCCAGTAGGACCTGCAGTTGCATCATGTGCTGTTCGCCTTTGGAGCAGCGGTAGCAGTGAGGAGCAGAGATCgtacagacatgcacacaggcCCAGGTGGAGACATGCTCTGGCAGGACTGCTAGCTGGGACAGGTGCTGTTCTGGCCTAcggcctccaccaccaccag GCTGAACAGTCAGACTCCACCAGTTTGCAGACCATAGAGAAGATCTCAACTCCTCCCATCTTCACCCAAGAGGAGGTCAACAGTCACCGCTCTCTGGAAGATGGTGTGTGGGTCACCTACAAAGGTGGAGTCTATGACATCACAGAGTTCGTGGCCATGCACCCTGGTGGGGAAAAAATCTTGCTGGCGGCAGGAGGAGCTCTTGAACCCTTTTGGGCGTTGTACGCTGTCCACAACCAGGAACATGTGCTGGAAATCCTCTCAGAGTATAAG GTTGGTGAGCTGAGTGCAGAGGaccaaaagaagcagcagactGTTAAATCATCTGATCCCTATTCCTCTGATCCTGTGCGTCACCCCGCCCTGAGAATCAACAGCCTCAAGCCTTTCAACGCTGAGCCGCCTCCTGAAATCCTCTCTGACAGCTACATTACCCCTTCTGCTATCTTCTTCAAGAGAAACCACCTACCTGTTCCTCAGGTAGACCCGGATTCTTATCAGCTGCGGGTGGAGGGACTATCTGAGGGAGTGCTGACGTTGTCTTTAAAAGATCTGAAAACTAAGTTCAAGAAACACACTATCACGGCCACGCTGCAGTGCGCTGGAAACCGCCGCTCTGAAATGAACAAGGTGAAGCAAGTGAAAGGGCTGAACTGGGGCATTGCTGCCATCAGTAATGCTACATGGAGCGGTGCAAGGCTCAGGGATGTTCTGATGGATGCTGGGTATTATCCTGATGTTTCTCAGTGGGCGCGTCACGTTCAGTTTGAAGGACTGGACAAAGACGTTACCGGGACAACCTACGGTGCTTCCATCCCCCTGAACAAAGCCATTAGTGAGGATGGTGATGTGCTCCTCGCTTATGAAATGAACGGTGAGGATCTCCCTGCTGATCATGGCTATCCTGTACGTGTCATCGTACCGGGCACGGTGGGTGCACGTAATGTTAAATGGCTGGGGAAGATCATAGTGAGTGCAGAGGAAAGCCACAGCCACTGGCAGCAGAACGACTACAAGGGCTTCTCCCCCGGGACCGACTGGGACACGGTGGACTTCAAGTCTGCTCCGGCCATCCAGGAGCTTCCTATCCAGTCAGCGATAACCATGCCAGCTGATGGTGCTGTTGTGGATCGCAGTGATGAGGAGGTGACGGTTAAAGGTTACGCCTGGAGTGGTGGGGGAAGAGAGGTGGTGCGTGTGGACGTCTCTGTGGATGGAGGAAAGACGTGGCAGGTAGCCCAGCTGAGGAGCAGCGAGAAGGAACAAGCACCCGCACCCTCGCCGCCACCAGGACAAGCGTGGGCGTGGAAGCTGTGGGAAGTGACGGCTCCTCTTCCTCAAGAGGCTCAGGAGCTGGAGATAGTTTGCAAAGCAGTGGACAACAGTTACAACATGCAGCCGGACACGGTTTCTCCCATCTGGAACCTGCGGGGCGTGCTGAGTAACGCCTGGCACAGAGTGAAGGTGAAGGTCAGGGAGGATTAA
- the mmp19 gene encoding matrix metalloproteinase-19 isoform X1 — MDGTNLLNMATTGCLLLLLLNLSGAFCAAVQWTELNEAKAYLKQYGYLTDYADAQDPENLEQVIEALRVFQRANDLPPTGEIDEATLTVMREPRCGMEDNFNKKHHRYRVNVGWRKKSLTYRIYNYTPDMKKADVDTAIRSAFKYWSDVTPLTFREVSFGRADIKISFHTRDGCGVPFDGPGHVLAHAELPESGIVHFDDDEFWTEGTYYGSNLRIVATHEIGHALGLSHSEYRRALMSPVYNGYKANFRLHFDDIEGIQAIYGDRMTTPLAGPTHTDSLIPTESSRETETIPDPCTADLDAIMLGPWRKTYAFSGDYVWTISDLGHNPPIKITQLWTTLPGNLNAAVHSPRTNKTYFFKGSRVWRYTKFSLDWGYPKDVKRIPHSIDTALYLEKNKKLVFIKGSDHWQWDELKYNDLSHYPKPLSMLFSGVPSSPDAAFTWTNGKVFFFKGDEYWRMNDMLRADRGYPLSKKARWMQC; from the exons atggatggTACAAATTTG TTAAACATGGCGACCACAGGgtgcctgctgctgcttcttcttaaCCTCAGTGGAGCCTTTTGTGCAGCAGTGCAGTGGACAGAACTAAATGAAGCAAAG GCCTACCTGAAGCAGTATGGCTACCTGACTGACTACGCTGATGCACAGGACCCTGAAAACCTCGAGCAGGTCATAGAAGCTCTCAG ggtTTTCCAGAGAGCGAATGATCTGCCACCTACAGGAGAAATAGATGAAGCTACTCTGACTGTGATGAGAGAGCCTCGCTGTGGGATGGAGGACAACTTCAACAAGAAGCATCATAGATACAGAGTGAATG TTGGTTGGAGAAAGAAGAGTCTGACATATCGCATCTACAACTACACACCTGACATGAAGAAGGCGGACGTGGACACAGCCATCCGCTCTGCATTCAAGTACTGGAGCGATGTGACTCCTTTGACCTTTAGAGAGGTCAGCTTTGGACGAGCAGACATTAAGATCTCCTTCCATACGAGAGATGGCTGCGGTGTCCCGTTTGATGGCCCTG GTCATGTGCTGGCCCACGCTGAGCTACCAGAGTCAGGTATTGTCCACTTTGATGACGACGAGTTCTGGACTGAGGGGACGTATTATGGCTCTAATCTACGCATTGTTGCCACCCATGAGATCGGACACGCCCTCGGCCTCTCTCACTCTGAGTATAGAAGAGCTCTGATGTCTCCAGTCTACAACGGGTACAAGGCGAACTTTAGGCTGCATTTTGATGACATCGAAGGCATCCAGGCAATATACG GCGACCGCATGACCACCCCTTTAGCAGGCCCGACACACACGGACAGTCTGATTCCTACAGAGAGCAGCCGTGAGACTGAGACCATACCTGACCCCTGCACTGCTGATCTGGATGCCATCATGTTAG GTCCATGGAGGAAAACCTATGCATTTAGTGGTGATTATGTATGGACCATCTCTGATCTGGGACACAACCCACCAATCAAGATCACTCAGCTTTGGACCACACTTCCTGGAAACCTGAATGCTGCTGTACACTCTCCAAGAACCAACAAGACCTACTTTTTCAAAG GCAGCAGAGTGTGGCGATACACCAAGTTCAGTCTTGACTGGGGCTACCCTAAAGATGTCAAAAGGATCCCTCACAGTATTGATACTGCCCTGTACCTGGAGAAGAACAAGAAGCTGGTCTTTATTAAG GGTTCAGATCACTGGCAATGGGACGAGCTGAAGTACAATGACTTATCCCACTATCCAAAACCGCTGTCCATGCTCTTCTCGGGGGTGCCCTCCAGTCCAGATGCAGCCTTCACCTGGACAAACGGAAAGGTGTTCTTCTTTAAGGGAGACGAGTATTGGCGCATGAATGACATGCTTAGGGCCGACAGAGGATACCCACTGAGCAAGAAGGCGCGCTGGATGCAATGCTAG
- the mmp19 gene encoding matrix metalloproteinase-19 isoform X2, protein MATTGCLLLLLLNLSGAFCAAVQWTELNEAKAYLKQYGYLTDYADAQDPENLEQVIEALRVFQRANDLPPTGEIDEATLTVMREPRCGMEDNFNKKHHRYRVNVGWRKKSLTYRIYNYTPDMKKADVDTAIRSAFKYWSDVTPLTFREVSFGRADIKISFHTRDGCGVPFDGPGHVLAHAELPESGIVHFDDDEFWTEGTYYGSNLRIVATHEIGHALGLSHSEYRRALMSPVYNGYKANFRLHFDDIEGIQAIYGDRMTTPLAGPTHTDSLIPTESSRETETIPDPCTADLDAIMLGPWRKTYAFSGDYVWTISDLGHNPPIKITQLWTTLPGNLNAAVHSPRTNKTYFFKGSRVWRYTKFSLDWGYPKDVKRIPHSIDTALYLEKNKKLVFIKGSDHWQWDELKYNDLSHYPKPLSMLFSGVPSSPDAAFTWTNGKVFFFKGDEYWRMNDMLRADRGYPLSKKARWMQC, encoded by the exons ATGGCGACCACAGGgtgcctgctgctgcttcttcttaaCCTCAGTGGAGCCTTTTGTGCAGCAGTGCAGTGGACAGAACTAAATGAAGCAAAG GCCTACCTGAAGCAGTATGGCTACCTGACTGACTACGCTGATGCACAGGACCCTGAAAACCTCGAGCAGGTCATAGAAGCTCTCAG ggtTTTCCAGAGAGCGAATGATCTGCCACCTACAGGAGAAATAGATGAAGCTACTCTGACTGTGATGAGAGAGCCTCGCTGTGGGATGGAGGACAACTTCAACAAGAAGCATCATAGATACAGAGTGAATG TTGGTTGGAGAAAGAAGAGTCTGACATATCGCATCTACAACTACACACCTGACATGAAGAAGGCGGACGTGGACACAGCCATCCGCTCTGCATTCAAGTACTGGAGCGATGTGACTCCTTTGACCTTTAGAGAGGTCAGCTTTGGACGAGCAGACATTAAGATCTCCTTCCATACGAGAGATGGCTGCGGTGTCCCGTTTGATGGCCCTG GTCATGTGCTGGCCCACGCTGAGCTACCAGAGTCAGGTATTGTCCACTTTGATGACGACGAGTTCTGGACTGAGGGGACGTATTATGGCTCTAATCTACGCATTGTTGCCACCCATGAGATCGGACACGCCCTCGGCCTCTCTCACTCTGAGTATAGAAGAGCTCTGATGTCTCCAGTCTACAACGGGTACAAGGCGAACTTTAGGCTGCATTTTGATGACATCGAAGGCATCCAGGCAATATACG GCGACCGCATGACCACCCCTTTAGCAGGCCCGACACACACGGACAGTCTGATTCCTACAGAGAGCAGCCGTGAGACTGAGACCATACCTGACCCCTGCACTGCTGATCTGGATGCCATCATGTTAG GTCCATGGAGGAAAACCTATGCATTTAGTGGTGATTATGTATGGACCATCTCTGATCTGGGACACAACCCACCAATCAAGATCACTCAGCTTTGGACCACACTTCCTGGAAACCTGAATGCTGCTGTACACTCTCCAAGAACCAACAAGACCTACTTTTTCAAAG GCAGCAGAGTGTGGCGATACACCAAGTTCAGTCTTGACTGGGGCTACCCTAAAGATGTCAAAAGGATCCCTCACAGTATTGATACTGCCCTGTACCTGGAGAAGAACAAGAAGCTGGTCTTTATTAAG GGTTCAGATCACTGGCAATGGGACGAGCTGAAGTACAATGACTTATCCCACTATCCAAAACCGCTGTCCATGCTCTTCTCGGGGGTGCCCTCCAGTCCAGATGCAGCCTTCACCTGGACAAACGGAAAGGTGTTCTTCTTTAAGGGAGACGAGTATTGGCGCATGAATGACATGCTTAGGGCCGACAGAGGATACCCACTGAGCAAGAAGGCGCGCTGGATGCAATGCTAG